One Campylobacter pinnipediorum subsp. caledonicus genomic window carries:
- the rpmB gene encoding 50S ribosomal protein L28: protein MSRRCDITGKGPMVGNNVSHANNKTKRRFLPNLRTIRVTLEDGTTRKIKVAASTLRTMKKQSN from the coding sequence ATGTCAAGAAGATGTGATATTACAGGAAAAGGTCCTATGGTTGGTAACAATGTTAGCCACGCCAATAACAAAACAAAGAGAAGATTTTTACCAAATCTTAGAACTATCCGTGTTACTCTTGAAGATGGTACAACTAGAAAGATTAAAGTTGCTGCTTCTACTTTAAGAACAATGAAAAAGCAGTCAAACTAG
- the rpmI gene encoding 50S ribosomal protein L35 yields the protein MPKMKTVRGAAKRFKVGKNKIKRGSAFRSHILTKKPSKRMRDLRQPQYVDSTNVKAVKKMLGV from the coding sequence ATGCCAAAAATGAAAACCGTTCGCGGTGCTGCTAAACGCTTTAAAGTGGGTAAAAACAAGATAAAAAGAGGCTCTGCTTTTAGAAGCCATATCTTGACAAAAAAACCAAGTAAGCGTATGAGAGATTTGCGCCAACCACAATATGTGGACAGCACAAATGTCAAAGCAGTTAAGAAGATGCTAGGAGTTTGA
- a CDS encoding potassium channel family protein has translation MLFLTKLKKFLNWSTSSKPEINLNTELYEQLKPFRIPLISVVLMMMFGSLGYVFIDDFSLIDGIYQAGMTFTTVGFTEVAPISVKGRIFTIVFILLGFAVFTFSIGVVVEVFKKGSLLAIIKESHMLYKIARLKNHFVICYHNLYTIELSAQFRENHIPFVVVDNREDLPELAQKYKYPYYIKAAPHTQLAFLKTHLSSAKGVIAISSNIADNIALIASVRLYEKEINRKRPYFIMTNSDNEDDTERLKKLGANSVVSPSKLVAQRLSAMSVRPDMENLLEHFLYKKDSPIDIEEILVPEYSWLRFKRLKETNLRNITGCDVVGILDTNNKFTAMPNGDTLIGTNSKLLVIGTAHGIRATKKVIKSKYKLEEFKIS, from the coding sequence ATGCTTTTTTTAACGAAGCTTAAAAAATTCCTCAACTGGTCTACATCCTCAAAACCAGAAATAAATTTAAATACAGAGTTATATGAACAACTAAAACCTTTTAGAATTCCGCTAATCTCAGTTGTCTTAATGATGATGTTTGGCTCATTAGGATATGTATTTATAGATGATTTTTCATTGATAGATGGAATTTATCAAGCGGGTATGACTTTTACAACTGTTGGATTTACAGAGGTGGCACCTATTTCCGTAAAAGGTAGAATATTTACGATAGTTTTTATTTTGCTTGGTTTTGCGGTTTTTACATTTTCTATAGGGGTTGTTGTAGAGGTATTTAAAAAAGGCTCATTGTTAGCTATTATAAAGGAGAGTCATATGCTTTATAAAATCGCTAGGCTTAAAAATCATTTTGTTATTTGTTATCACAATTTATATACAATAGAACTTAGCGCTCAATTTCGTGAAAATCATATACCATTTGTAGTTGTTGATAACAGAGAAGACCTACCGGAACTTGCTCAAAAATACAAGTATCCATACTACATAAAAGCTGCGCCGCACACGCAATTAGCATTTTTAAAAACTCATCTTTCAAGCGCAAAAGGTGTTATAGCCATAAGTTCCAACATTGCCGATAATATAGCACTTATAGCATCTGTAAGACTTTACGAAAAAGAGATAAATAGAAAAAGACCATACTTTATAATGACAAACTCTGACAATGAAGACGACACAGAAAGACTTAAAAAACTTGGTGCAAACAGTGTAGTAAGCCCATCAAAACTAGTAGCACAAAGGCTAAGTGCCATGAGCGTTAGACCTGATATGGAAAACTTATTAGAGCATTTTCTATACAAAAAAGATTCTCCTATAGATATAGAAGAAATTTTAGTTCCTGAATACTCTTGGCTTAGATTTAAAAGACTAAAAGAGACAAACCTAAGAAATATAACTGGTTGTGATGTTGTTGGAATTTTAGATACAAACAATAAATTTACAGCGATGCCAAATGGAGATACCCTAATAGGAACAAACTCAAAACTACTTGTTATAGGAACAGCTCATGGCATAAGAGCTACAAAAAAAGTAATCAAAAGCAAGTATAAACTTGAAGAGTTTAAAATAAGCTAA
- a CDS encoding ComF family protein: MRCFKCGAFTIFTFCKVCSKILSNPTTNIREINGFKIYSFYNYSEIKDLITSKHKIHGRYIFNELAKLSFKKFTINFNPKIIINAIPIDDKNTDGYSHTAILAKSLKSKQIKPLFHTLHSTNNITYSGKDLKFRKNNPRNFKLLKNIKNPVILIDDIVTTGSTIMEAKNFLEKNGVNVLCAIVLSDARY, from the coding sequence ATGCGTTGCTTTAAATGTGGCGCATTTACTATCTTTACATTTTGTAAAGTTTGCTCAAAAATTCTAAGCAATCCAACTACAAATATAAGAGAAATAAATGGCTTTAAAATTTATAGCTTTTACAACTATTCTGAAATAAAAGATTTAATTACCTCAAAACATAAAATTCACGGAAGATATATCTTTAATGAACTAGCAAAACTTAGTTTTAAAAAATTTACTATAAATTTTAACCCAAAAATAATAATAAACGCAATACCCATAGATGACAAAAATACCGATGGATACTCACATACAGCCATACTTGCAAAAAGTTTAAAATCCAAACAAATCAAGCCCTTGTTTCATACTTTACATTCAACAAACAATATAACTTATAGTGGGAAAGATTTAAAATTTCGTAAAAATAATCCAAGAAATTTTAAACTCTTAAAAAATATAAAAAATCCAGTAATACTCATAGACGATATAGTTACCACTGGCTCTACTATAATGGAAGCTAAGAATTTTTTAGAAAAAAATGGCGTAAATGTTTTATGCGCCATAGTTTTATCTGACGCAAGATATTAG
- the lepA gene encoding translation elongation factor 4: protein MKNIRNFSIIAHIDHGKSTLADRLIQECGAVSDRQMSSQIMDTMDIEKERGITIKAQSVRLNYKNKDGEFILNLIDTPGHVDFSYEVSRSLASCEGALLVVDASQGVEAQTIANVYIALEHNLEIIPVINKIDLPAADPERVKDEIEHIIGLDCTNAIEVSAKSGIGISDLLEAIVSRIPAPVTDEVLPTKALIYDSWFDNYLGALALVRVYDGKISKNDEILVMGTNKKHTVLDLMYPNPIAPIKTTSLNAGEVGIVILGLKNVSDVQVGDTITMSKNPTKEPVGGFERAKPFVFAGIYPIDTDKFEDLRDALDKLKLNDSSISYEPETSIALGFGFRVGFLGLLHMEVIKERLEREFGLDLIATAPTVTYEIVQTDGTILKIQNPSELPAVNKIEQIKEPYVKSTIITPTDFLGNIITLLNNRRGVQTKMDYITPERVLLEYDIPMNEIVMDFYDKLKSATKGYASFDYEPSEYRAGDLVKLDVRVAGEIVDALSIIVPESKATTKGRDFVKAMKEIVPRQLFEVAIQASIGNKVIARENVKSMGKNVTAKCYGGDITRKRKLLEKQKEGKKRMKAIGKVHLPQEAFLSVLKID, encoded by the coding sequence ATGAAAAATATAAGAAATTTTAGTATTATAGCACATATAGATCACGGAAAAAGCACACTTGCAGATAGACTTATCCAAGAATGCGGAGCCGTTAGCGATAGACAAATGAGCTCTCAAATAATGGACACAATGGACATAGAAAAAGAACGTGGAATAACAATAAAAGCACAAAGTGTAAGACTTAATTATAAGAACAAAGATGGCGAATTTATACTAAATCTAATAGACACTCCTGGACACGTTGACTTTAGCTACGAGGTAAGCAGAAGTTTAGCAAGTTGTGAGGGTGCTCTTTTGGTTGTAGATGCTTCACAAGGTGTTGAAGCACAGACTATTGCAAATGTATATATAGCACTTGAACATAATCTTGAAATAATACCAGTAATAAATAAAATAGACCTACCGGCAGCAGATCCTGAACGAGTAAAAGATGAGATAGAACACATAATAGGGCTTGATTGCACAAATGCAATAGAAGTAAGTGCAAAATCAGGCATAGGCATAAGCGATTTGCTTGAAGCAATAGTTTCAAGAATACCAGCTCCAGTTACAGATGAGGTTTTACCTACAAAAGCACTTATATATGATAGCTGGTTTGATAACTACCTTGGAGCCTTGGCATTAGTTAGAGTATACGATGGTAAGATTTCAAAAAATGATGAAATTCTTGTTATGGGAACAAATAAAAAGCATACAGTTTTAGATCTAATGTATCCAAATCCAATAGCACCTATAAAAACTACTTCTTTAAATGCCGGCGAGGTTGGCATTGTTATTTTAGGGCTTAAAAATGTTAGCGATGTTCAGGTTGGTGATACCATAACTATGTCAAAAAATCCAACAAAAGAGCCAGTTGGTGGATTTGAAAGAGCAAAACCATTTGTCTTTGCAGGAATTTATCCAATAGATACAGATAAATTTGAAGACCTCAGAGATGCGCTTGACAAGCTAAAACTAAATGACAGCTCAATAAGCTATGAACCAGAAACATCGATAGCACTTGGTTTTGGATTTAGGGTTGGCTTTTTGGGACTTTTGCATATGGAAGTTATCAAAGAAAGACTTGAAAGAGAATTTGGACTTGATCTTATAGCTACAGCTCCAACTGTTACTTATGAAATAGTTCAAACCGATGGCACAATACTAAAAATACAAAATCCAAGTGAACTGCCGGCTGTAAATAAAATAGAACAGATAAAAGAACCCTATGTAAAATCAACAATTATAACACCTACTGATTTTTTAGGAAATATCATAACCCTTTTAAACAACAGAAGAGGCGTTCAGACAAAGATGGATTATATAACGCCTGAAAGAGTTTTATTAGAATACGATATTCCTATGAATGAGATTGTGATGGATTTTTATGACAAGCTAAAATCGGCTACAAAAGGGTATGCTAGTTTTGACTATGAACCAAGCGAATATAGAGCTGGGGATCTTGTAAAACTAGATGTAAGAGTTGCTGGAGAGATAGTTGATGCACTATCCATAATCGTGCCTGAAAGCAAAGCAACAACAAAAGGAAGAGATTTTGTAAAAGCTATGAAAGAGATAGTTCCACGCCAACTTTTTGAAGTGGCTATACAAGCCAGTATAGGAAACAAGGTCATAGCAAGAGAAAATGTAAAATCAATGGGCAAAAATGTAACAGCAAAATGCTACGGTGGAGACATAACAAGAAAAAGAAAACTTCTTGAAAAGCAAAAAGAAGGTAAAAAAAGAATGAAAGCTATCGGTAAAGTTCATTTACCACAAGAGGCATTCCTTAGCGTTTTAAAGATAGATTAA
- the rplT gene encoding 50S ribosomal protein L20 has translation MARVKTGVVRRRRHKKVLKLARGFFSARHKHFRKAKEQLERSLVYAYRDRRQKKRDFRRLWIVRINAACRLNDISYSRFISGLKKAGIELDRKILADLAMNDAKAFQTLANNAKDALK, from the coding sequence ATGGCAAGAGTAAAAACAGGCGTAGTAAGAAGAAGACGCCATAAAAAAGTTTTAAAACTTGCGCGTGGTTTTTTCAGCGCGAGACACAAACACTTTAGAAAAGCTAAAGAACAACTTGAAAGAAGTTTAGTTTATGCATACCGCGATAGACGTCAGAAGAAGAGAGATTTCCGTCGTTTATGGATAGTTCGTATAAATGCTGCTTGCAGACTTAACGATATAAGCTACTCAAGATTTATAAGTGGCTTAAAGAAAGCAGGTATTGAGCTTGATAGAAAAATTTTAGCTGATTTAGCTATGAATGATGCAAAAGCATTCCAAACGCTCGCTAATAACGCAAAAGACGCTTTAAAATAA